The window ACCCTCCGACCCGTAGCCCCGCACGTCAACGCAACGCTCACCGACCAACACGGCGCGTGGCAGTCGGGGCGCCCGGATGGACACAGCCCGCCTCCGGGTTGCCGATCGGTGACCGATTCATGTCAACCACGCGCCGCGTACGCGAAGGCCGGCGCATCGGAGATGACAACAGTCCGTGCCGGTTCCGGGAACCAGTGGGTATTCGTCGCCTTTGGGATCGGTGATTGAGTCGGTCGCGTCAACCGATAAGGACAAGGCCGCCGGGATGGCATCACGATGAGTGGTCAAATCAGCACGATGGTTAGTAGGGACATCGTCCGTACGACCCGCCGCCGATCTTGTTTGTCACCACACACTCGCGTACCGGTCTGGTCACTAGGGCGCAGACCGGATCCGCCACCCGTGACTGCCCACCGGTTTCGACCGGCGGCGCACGTTCACGTGCCGACGGCGGGCCGTACGTGACGTAGCTCACGTAGCAGCGTCAGGGTCGCGGTCGACGCGAAGCGGACGGATCGCCCGGCCACCGCTGCGGACGGGTCGCGCCATCCAACGCGTACGCCCGGGGTCACCCGGCGCCGCCGGCGGTCCGACACGGCCGCCGGACGTGCCTCACCTTATTTACTTCTATCGGCACAGCCCGTCGCCGACCAAGACCGCCCAACCACCGGTCCACCCGGGCACCCGGCATCTCCACCGTTCGCCGACACCCGCGGGGATGGTCTCCGGCCACCTCGTCGCGCGCCCCGGAGCGTCACCTACCAGCACCCTCCACGGAGTCGAAGTTCCCGAATGCCGGAAAGTTTCCGGTAGGTGAGGCCGGACGGTCGCGCGACCACGGCAGTCTCCCCTCGGGATCAGCGGCGGATGTCCGGACAGCCCGGACCGAACGACGACAGGTCCGAGGCCACCACCATGCCTCAGTCATCATCCGACGCGTCGCGATCCCTGCACCGAGCGACCACCCCCGGCTCCCCGCGCGAAGGACCGAAACTTTCGGCAAAATATTGACACTCTCCGATAACTTGCTCGACACTTGACGCGCACTCGACATTCGTGATCATCGATCGCCACGTCGCTTCCACCACCCCCACCCGGAAGGAGAGCCCTAGTGATCATCAGCTCAGGGCATCCAAAAATCCGTTCAACGGTCGTCGTGCTGGCGGTAGCGGCACTCGCGGCGACCGGCGCGCTATCGGCAGTAGCGAGAACCACCACCGCCGAGGCCGCCACCGGCGACGTCGTGGCCGCCGCGACGGTCGAGGACGAGGGTGCGGACTGCCCGGTGTCCCTGCCCGGCTCGCTGACCGCCAACTCCAGGCTTCCCGACCCCTTCAAGAAGCTGGACGGCACGCGGATCTCCGCCAAGTCCGACTGGCGGTGCCGACGGACGGAGATCAAGAAGCTGGCGGAGAGGTACGTCTACGGCGAGAAGCCCGTCAAGCCGGCAAGCGTCACGGGAACGGTCTCGAACAGCAGCATCACCGTGAACGTCACGCACAACGGCAGGAGCTCCAGCTTCTCCGCGAGTGTCCAACTACCCAGTGGTTCCGGCCCCCACCCGGCCGTTGTCGTCCTGGGCGGGTTCGGTGCGGACACGGCCGCGATCAGAGCCGCAGGTGCTGCCGTCATCAACTACGACCCGTACGCGGTTGGCCGGGAGGGCACGCCCCGGAACAACAAACAGGGCGCGTTCTACAGCATCTACGGCTCCTCCAGCAGCACCGGACTGCTGATGGCCTGGGCCTGGGGGGTGAGCCGGATCATCGACGTCATCGAACAGTCGGGCGGCAGCATCCTCAGGGCCGATGCGACCGGCGTCACCGGATGTTCCCGGTTCGGAAAGGGCGCCTTCGTGGTCGGTGTCTACGACCAGCGCATCGCCCTGACCATGCCGATCGAGTCGGGTAGCGCCGGCGTACCCATCTTCCGGGGCATTCCCGGGGAGGGCGCCCAGAGTCTGAGCAGCGCGTACGGGGAACAACCGTGGCTGGGCGACGCGTTCGGCTCCTTCACGAGCAGCCCGAACACGCTCCCGGTGGACACGCACGAGATGGTGGCCATGGTCGCGCCGCGAGGGCTGTTCATCATGGACAACCCGCACATCGCCAACCTGGGTCCCCGGTCCGCGAGCGTGGCGGCCCTGGGCGGCGCGGAGGTCTACAAGGCCCTCGGCGCGGGAGACAACATCACCTACTGGTCCGACGTCCAGGACGGCACCCACTGCGCCAACCGGTCGGAATGGCGTACGCCCCTGCAGCAGAACATCCAGAAGTTCCTGCTGAGGACGGGCAACGCCCCCGGCGCGATCAGGATCTCCAGCAGGGCGGCCGGCAACCTGGCCGAGTGGAGGGACTGGCAGACCCCGGTCCTCTCCGACGGCCCGACCCCTCCACCCACGACGCCGCCGACCACCACACCCCCGACCACGCCGCCCACCACCGGCCCGCCGACCACACCCCCGACCACGCCGCCCACCACACCCCCGACCGGTGGTGGCTGCTCGGCGACGGTGTCGGTCAACCAGTGGACGGGTGGTTTCGTCGCCACCGTACGGGTGACCGCCGGCTCCTCGCCGATCAGCGGCTGGACGGCCGCCATGACCCTGCCGTCGGGCGCCAGCGTCACCAACGCCTGGAACGCCAACCGCAGCGGGAACACCGGTGCGGTCCAGTTCACCAACGTCGCCTACAACGGCTCTCTCACGGCCGGCCAGTCGACCGAGTTCGGCTTCCAGGGCACCGGCACGGGTACGGGACTGACCCCCACCTGTTCCGCCAGGTAGTTCTCCACCTCGGCTAGGACAAAGGCAAGATCCGACTGCCCACCGTCTGCCACCGGGCGCCCCGGAAGGCCGGATCCGCCTCGGCTGGGTCGGACGAGACGAGAATCGCCCCTGACCGGCATCTCTGCTGGTCAGGGGCGATACCGCACCTGAGGGTGGGTAGGAGATTCGAACCTCTGAACCTTCCGCGACGGGTTTACAGCCCGCCAACGTCGAGGCACCGACCCGGTCCTTGGCACTGCAGGACGTAGCGGCGACACAAGTTCGACACCGCGTCACTGATCCGGCAGACGAAGACCAGCCGGAGGTTCCCCGCTCTGCCAAAGATCGAAGGTGGGCGGAACGTCGAAGATCGCCTGTTGGAAGGACACTTCTGTCCCGCTGAACGTGGCCCCGTGGAACGACACGTGACCTCTGCTGAACGTAGCGCCGAAAAAGGACACGCTCCCGCCGCTGAACGTCACCCCGTCGAAAAACACGTTCGCTCCGCTGAAAGCCGCTCCGTGGAGGGTCACTCGTCCGCCGATGAACGCCGCCGCGTAAAAGGACACCTCCCCACCGCCGAACGTCGCCCTGTCGAAGGACATCTCCCCACCACTGAACGTCCCTGCGTGGAAGGACACCCGTCCGCCGCCGAACGTCGCCCCGTAGAAGGACACCTTCCCGCCTCTGAACGCCGCCCCGTGGAAGGTCACCCGTGCGCCGGTGAACGCCGCCCCTTG of the Micromonospora sp. NBC_01796 genome contains:
- a CDS encoding glucuronyl esterase domain-containing protein — encoded protein: MLAVAALAATGALSAVARTTTAEAATGDVVAAATVEDEGADCPVSLPGSLTANSRLPDPFKKLDGTRISAKSDWRCRRTEIKKLAERYVYGEKPVKPASVTGTVSNSSITVNVTHNGRSSSFSASVQLPSGSGPHPAVVVLGGFGADTAAIRAAGAAVINYDPYAVGREGTPRNNKQGAFYSIYGSSSSTGLLMAWAWGVSRIIDVIEQSGGSILRADATGVTGCSRFGKGAFVVGVYDQRIALTMPIESGSAGVPIFRGIPGEGAQSLSSAYGEQPWLGDAFGSFTSSPNTLPVDTHEMVAMVAPRGLFIMDNPHIANLGPRSASVAALGGAEVYKALGAGDNITYWSDVQDGTHCANRSEWRTPLQQNIQKFLLRTGNAPGAIRISSRAAGNLAEWRDWQTPVLSDGPTPPPTTPPTTTPPTTPPTTGPPTTPPTTPPTTPPTGGGCSATVSVNQWTGGFVATVRVTAGSSPISGWTAAMTLPSGASVTNAWNANRSGNTGAVQFTNVAYNGSLTAGQSTEFGFQGTGTGTGLTPTCSAR